From one Brachypodium distachyon strain Bd21 chromosome 4, Brachypodium_distachyon_v3.0, whole genome shotgun sequence genomic stretch:
- the LOC112268941 gene encoding uncharacterized protein LOC112268941, whose amino-acid sequence MAAEYLSEHLNALDPNQIKLILWTYHHSNHFSVYCINRVNTRIDILDSIDWSKNGGSFEERNNPWGYRSIKRLSDAFQTVTNKQFEDFSEWPIWSKEVPRQRTGGNSCASFAIRFLRHYDGEDSQLRCSIEPSKENHYRAEDLSYILFHDLNEVRPLPDPLENFRPTITQQ is encoded by the exons ATGGCCGCCGAATACTTGTCTGAGCATCTAAATGCTCTTGACCCCAATCAGATTAAGCTG ATACTTTGGACATATCACCACAGCAACCACTTTTCCGTCTACTGCATCAACCGAGTCAACACCCGGATTGATATTCTAGACTCTATTGACTGGAGCAAAAATGGTGGCTCgtttgaagaaagaaataacCCCTGGGGTTACAGATCGATTAAACGCCTGAGTGATGCTTTTCAAACAGTGACCAATAAACAGTTCGAAGATTTCTCTGAATGGCCAATTTGGAGCAAGGAAGTGCCCCGACAACGTACAGGAGGCAACTCATGTGCATCGTTCGCAATTAGGTTTTTGCGCCACTACGACGGCGAAGACAGTCAGCTTCGTTGCAGCATTGAACCG TCAAAGGAGAATCATTACAGGGCCGAAGATCTCTCGTACATCCTCTTCCATGATTTGAACGAGGTCAGGCCTTTGCCTGATCCTCTGGAGAATTTCAGGCCCACGATCACGCAGCAGTGA